TCGTGCTGCCCGCGGCCATGCCGAAGATCTTCGCGGGAATGCGACTGAGCCTGTCGCTCGCGCTGATCCTCATGGTGATCTCCGAAATGGTCGGTGTCACCAACGGGATCGGGTTCCAGCTGATCTTCGCGCAGCAGAGCTACGAGTTCCCGACGATGTGGACGTGGATCGTGCTGCTCGGGGTACTGGGTTACGGGCTCAACGCATTGTTGCTCGCCGTGGAACGCCGGGTGTTGTCCTGGCAGCCCACGCGGGGCGCCGCGGACGCCAAGACAACTGGAGTGTGACATGGCAACAATGCTGGAGGTGTCCGGTCTCTACCACCGCTACGGCGGTGGGGAGAACGCGCACCTCGCGGTGAACGACCTCACCTTCACCGTGGAGACCGGGCAACTCGCGTGCATCGTGGGGCCGTCCGGATGTGGCAAGTCGACGATGCTGCGCTGCATCTCGGGGCTGATCAAGCCGTCCGGCGGTGAGGTGTCGCTGCACGGGGACCGCGTGGACGGTGTCCCGAAGGACCTGGCCGTGGTGTTCCAGGACTACAGCCGGTCGCTGTTCCCGTGGCTGACGGTGCGGCAGAACGTGGAGTTCCCCCTGCGTTGGCACGGCATCGGCAAGGACGAACGCCGGGAACGGGCCCAGGAGGCCCTGGAGTGGGTGAACCTCCCCAACGTGGCCAACAAGTACCCGTGGCAGCTCTCCGGTGGTATGCAGCAGCGGGTGTCGATCGCCAGGGCCCTGGCGCGCAGGCCCGCCCTGCTGCTGATGGACGAGCCGTTCGCCTCGGTGGACGCGCAGACCCGCTTCGAGCTGGAGGACCTGCTGCGAAAGGTGCAGTCGGCTCACGGCAGCACCATCCTGCTGGTCACCCACGACATCGACGAGAGCGTCTACCTCGGTGACCGGGTGCTCGTGCTGTCGAAGTCGCCCGCCACGATCGTGGCCGACCTGACGGTGGACCTCCCCGCCGAACGCGACCAGATCACGACTCGGGAGTCCGCCGAGTTCGTGTCGCTGCGCGCGGAGGTGGCGAGGCTGCTGCAGAGCGGGGCCAAGACCCCCGCCGAGGTCGGCGGAAGTTAACCGGTCCGCGACGACGGCCGAAGGCCCTCACGGCGCTCCCCTCCGGGGCGATGCCGTGAGGGCCTTTCGGTTGTCGGGTCAGTCCCCGCGCGTGTGACGGCCCCGCTGCACCCCGCGCTGCAAGCTCGTCATACGCGCCCTGACCGCCTCGGGCGAACGATTGACGGGGGGCGGGCGTTCCCCACGGCGATCGACGAGACCGCGTCGGGGCGGGTGCGGCTTCGGCACGGTGTCGTCTTCGGACAGTGCCGAGGCGATCGTTCCGGGTACCACTGGCGTGGGTTCGGTCGGTTCGGAGTCGCCCTCGAAGTCCGGGCCGGGTTCCGGGTCCGCCGACTCGCTCGGCCACCGGACGTCCTCGGCCCTCGGAACGTCTCCCTGCTCGGGAAACCACCTGGACAGCACGGCCTGATAGGCCGGCAGCCGGTCGGTGGGGACCTCCTCCTCCAGCGCGAAGGCGGCCGGAACGTCGTCCTCCTCTTCCGGCGCGAAGGAAGCCGGGACGTCGTCCGGCGCCACGGGAGGCGGAACGTCGTCATCGTCCTGTGTGGGCCACGCCGGTTGCGCGCCCAGCTCCACCGTCGTCCGGCGTGGTGTCGGTTCGGGCTCGACCTCGGCGAACTCGTCCGGGAACGGAACGTCGTCGGGCCATTCGGCCGACAACGGCGGCACACCGGCGACCGGCTCGTCCGTCTCGATCGGCTCTTCCTCGTCCACCGAAGGAGCAAGATCGGGCGCCCGTACCGCGGCGGACGTCGTCGGCAAGGGCAGCTCGATGGCCTCGGGGGTGTCGGGTTCCACCAGCTCGGCGGGCACCAGCACGGTCGCCGTGAGCCCACGCAGCTCGCCCGCGGACAGGCTCACCTCGATGTTGTGCCGTCCCGCGAGCCTGCCCACGACGTAGAGCCCCATCCGGCGCGACACCTCGACGTCCACCCTGGGCGGGTCGGCCAGGCGCGCGTTCGCCCGTCTGATCTCCGTCTCGGGCATGCCCGCGCCGCGGTCGATGATCTCGATGCGCCACTGCTTGTCCCGCGTCACCGAACTGACCACCGACACCTGCTCGTGCTCCGGCGAGTAGGCCGTGGCGTTCTCGAACAACTCCGCGATCACGTGGATGAGGTCGGCGGCCGCCTCTCCGCGCACCGACAACATCGGCGGAGTCTCCACGGAAATACGCTGGTAGTGCTCCACCTCGGACAGCGCGGCACCGATGATCTCCGAGGCTGGCACCGATCCCGGCAACGGCCGTCCCGCGTCCTCCCCGGCCAGCACGAGCAGGTTCTCGCTGTTGCGGCGCATCCGCGTGGCCAGGTGGTCGAGTTCGTACAGTCCGCCGAGGATCTCCGGGTCCTGCTCGTGTTCCTCCATGCGGTCGAGTACGGCGAGCTGGCGCTCCACGAGGTCCTGGCTGCGCCGGGAGAGGTTGACGAACATCGAGTTGACGTTCTCCCGCAGCATGGCCTGTTCCCCGGCGAGCCTCACCGCCTCGCCGTGAACGGCGTCGAACGCCCTTGCGACCTCGCCCAGCTCGTCGCGCGTGTGGACGGGCACGGGCTCCACGGCGCGAGTGTAGGTGTGTTCGGGGGTCGGGTGTTCCTCGGTGAGGATGTCGTCCACCACCGCGGGCAGCCTGTTCTCGGCGACGTCGAGCGCGCTGCTGCGCAGTGCCTTCAACGGCCGCAGCAGCGACCGCGTGATCACCACCGCGAGGATCGCCGCGACCAACAGCGCACCCAGCACCACACCGGCGTCGGTGCCCGCCGAACGACGCGCGTCGGCCGCGAGCTGGTCGGAGCGTTCCTGCAACTCCACCAGCAGCGCTTCCTGGACGTCCTTGACCAGGTTCACGGTGTAGGTGGAGGCACGATCCCACTCGTCGGCCGACAGCCCGTCGAGGGTCCCGCCGTTCTCCGCTCGGGTCAGCACCGACTCGACGATCCCGTTTCCGAGATCGACCACGAGCCCGATCACCGTGTCCGTGTACATGCGTTGCTGCTGCGGTG
The window above is part of the Saccharomonospora glauca K62 genome. Proteins encoded here:
- a CDS encoding ABC transporter ATP-binding protein, translating into MATMLEVSGLYHRYGGGENAHLAVNDLTFTVETGQLACIVGPSGCGKSTMLRCISGLIKPSGGEVSLHGDRVDGVPKDLAVVFQDYSRSLFPWLTVRQNVEFPLRWHGIGKDERRERAQEALEWVNLPNVANKYPWQLSGGMQQRVSIARALARRPALLLMDEPFASVDAQTRFELEDLLRKVQSAHGSTILLVTHDIDESVYLGDRVLVLSKSPATIVADLTVDLPAERDQITTRESAEFVSLRAEVARLLQSGAKTPAEVGGS
- a CDS encoding sensor histidine kinase, which translates into the protein MTPRSERPAKDGAAIGERAGGRWRVRNWRLRTKLLAMLLIPSVAVLVLVVLRATDDLDRAAKFSESAERIRVETTIAEVVHHLQRERDLTVRYVAGGRKGSLGELKEQRAKVDSAVGEFDQALAGSKHALSPESISAFERIDHELDMLTGLRYAGENTALPSEAVLRSYSELISGVLGVGEVFVSNSADPGLAGTRLAANALARVKDQMSVRRAVVAQALARGSLSENTERALLSTEAELNAAKDDFMNFATPQQQRMYTDTVIGLVVDLGNGIVESVLTRAENGGTLDGLSADEWDRASTYTVNLVKDVQEALLVELQERSDQLAADARRSAGTDAGVVLGALLVAAILAVVITRSLLRPLKALRSSALDVAENRLPAVVDDILTEEHPTPEHTYTRAVEPVPVHTRDELGEVARAFDAVHGEAVRLAGEQAMLRENVNSMFVNLSRRSQDLVERQLAVLDRMEEHEQDPEILGGLYELDHLATRMRRNSENLLVLAGEDAGRPLPGSVPASEIIGAALSEVEHYQRISVETPPMLSVRGEAAADLIHVIAELFENATAYSPEHEQVSVVSSVTRDKQWRIEIIDRGAGMPETEIRRANARLADPPRVDVEVSRRMGLYVVGRLAGRHNIEVSLSAGELRGLTATVLVPAELVEPDTPEAIELPLPTTSAAVRAPDLAPSVDEEEPIETDEPVAGVPPLSAEWPDDVPFPDEFAEVEPEPTPRRTTVELGAQPAWPTQDDDDVPPPVAPDDVPASFAPEEEDDVPAAFALEEEVPTDRLPAYQAVLSRWFPEQGDVPRAEDVRWPSESADPEPGPDFEGDSEPTEPTPVVPGTIASALSEDDTVPKPHPPRRGLVDRRGERPPPVNRSPEAVRARMTSLQRGVQRGRHTRGD